From one Trifolium pratense cultivar HEN17-A07 linkage group LG1, ARS_RC_1.1, whole genome shotgun sequence genomic stretch:
- the LOC123916837 gene encoding putative GATA transcription factor 22: MTPVSLNPPGPNSLLQGQNQFINFSPINQDPPTLFNLLGGDYTDQDHDHHQDHGKLIFEQDGSSSNNHEQVYNNSSSDPSSARDTNLSSSLEEESGHGSEKWMSSKMRLMKKMINTTTATTDDATKTPIMRSSNNSAADKQITTTPMMNPSNYLRQRSPHSNNSGGNNIIRVCSDCNTTTTPLWRSGPMGPKSLCNACGIRQRKARRAMAEAANGLATPTKTNKEKKPRVNNSTQFKKKSNSITTTTPTTSAGSSSQDVKKLESYALNLRNNSDFEDMFPSDEATEAALLLMRISSGKLFNLN; the protein is encoded by the exons ATGACTCCTGTTTCACTGAATCCACCAGGTCCTAATTCCTTACTACAAGGTCAAAACCAAttcatcaatttttctcctattAATCAGGACCCtccaaccttgtttaatttgcTTGGAGGAGACTATACTGATCAAGATCATGATCATCATCAG GATCATGGTAAGCTGATATTTGAACAAGATGGATCATCATCAAACAATCATGAACAAGTCTATAATAATTCATCAAGTGATCCAAGCAGTGCACGTGACACAAATTTATCATCTTCCTTAGAAGAAGAAAGTGGTCACGGGTCAGAAAAATGGATGTCTTCAAAGATGaggttgatgaaaaaaatgatcaaCACAACAACTGCTACTACTGATGATGCTACCAAAACTCCAATCATGAGATCAAGTAATAACAGTGCTGCTGACAAACAAATTACCACAACTCCAATGATGAATCCAAGCAATTATCTAAGGCAAAGAAGCCCTCATAGTAATAACAGCGGCGGTAACAACATTATTAGGGTTTGCTCAGATTGTAACACAACTACTACCCCACTTTGGAGAAGTGGCCCTATGGGCCCTAAG TCGCTTTGCAATGCTTGTGGAATTAGACAAAGGAAGGCAAGAAGGGCAATGGCAGAAGCTGCAAATGGTTTGGCCACTCCAACAAAGACTAACAAGGAAAAGAAGCCTCGTGTGAACAATTCTACACAATTCAAGAAAAAGAGCAATtctatcactactactactccaACTACTTCTGCTGGCTCATCATCTCAAGATGTGAAGAAGCTTGAATCTTATGCATTAAATTTGAGAAACAACTCGGATTTTGAAGATATGTTTCCTTCTGATGAAGCAACTGAGGCGGCTTTACTTCTTATGCGCATATCTTCTGGCAAACTTTTCAATCTTAATTAG